A window of Yoonia sp. SS1-5 genomic DNA:
GCCTTGGTGCGGCCAAACCGGACAGCGTTTGCATCTGCCCTGGCTTTTGCCGCCGCCCGATCTTTTGCCTTTCTGGCCTGGTTGAGGTTGACCGGCTTCACTTGGGGCCAATCATGTCCTCGGGGCGCACGAC
This region includes:
- a CDS encoding DUF4169 family protein, producing MKPVNLNQARKAKDRAAAKARADANAVRFGRTKAERLLDAAREKQAQDRLSQLKFDDED